One stretch of Solenopsis invicta isolate M01_SB chromosome 16, UNIL_Sinv_3.0, whole genome shotgun sequence DNA includes these proteins:
- the LOC105193808 gene encoding cytoplasmic dynein 2 intermediate chain 1 isoform X1 produces MSNKGATKKTGSKDEINTRVRSKPKKSSSEGKVETADSKKSDSNFPRKSQPVEHKGDSDRGSKSLQNISTRTHSTRNIIKPSVGSSQVKTVKQVSSTSKSSLNASSSHSLTKSTISKRLENAIKSSDDSTVKKRKSREQVGYSEKRGQSTIYVPQSTTSKRNTKSNEKIAHRSSKDKEKLQDYPAPDRNKPRISSSERRKSRTLSPSEIRMLHSAVKKPDIAEKTEQKKNIVTNSRTDTQADLDETNYDYEDDFEDYESDFQECTDSDTPISEKSDSSGSSSHLEPIELHAREKRNTEQVKVEEERMLDSGHYDLAEARKRAARIESMLLTQTNTPPLPELREPVGKTFSSDDRPAENKSLPSSTDEGFEDSRSGDFTRSPPLSQVPLINFRKPKENQREENLRKPRSRGEELLEMIKLDFMEWSLLECNPIPYDEFIRNYGKLNTQQVFTQTGDDNIDIEIQTDEVSYRNKWTQFPITCRKELRDKQDINLFKMEQIGVGSDLDEIDDINFSSRPSYDILRLNDFLNRAGTVVLSLLEEREHGGTVFQNDVDEISFSDGFVELSVHTVTFLASRAVKIIHYSNVLNKVLLTIHAPVEEEIETISKQDYITDCCIGCVWNICEPSMPKKLFYSQCPITACCFHLTNCNMVFAGLEDGSLSLWDLKEDEMWHQRITDKANELDWVIRTPTYTTTVELDAHTSQVVAIRVLSKIETTSAKERSNKFVPIQICSLDEDGCFIIWSIVHNMGINIDDLGLSHWGDIRLVKNQKTFLRKKDTEIMNTFVDMHVDSANTNNIYIATNSTDVLHTTYIGNRTNPLTYKPANLSECGTSTCIDVCPFGQSFFWVGCDDGTIRLHYLNMERPIVQLKNEQYTDEIKALQWSKTKPLTVYTLDNKSRIHVWDLSKSDIIPTYTLSMRKWGKISSIQLSPCITDQDMTNQYLAVGTESGYVEVHKLKKDFYYSKKEEFLQELDIFSRYVLVS; encoded by the exons ATGTCCAATAAA ggAGCAACTAAAAAAACTGGCTCAAAAGATGAAATCAATACACGAGTGCGGTCAAAACCAAAAAAATCCAGCAGTGAAGGCAAAGTAGAAACAGCAGATTCAAAAAAATCAGATTCTAATTTTCCAAGGAAGTCTCAACCTGTTGAACACAAAGGAGACAGTGACAGAGGATCCAAATCATTACAGAATATTTCAACGAGAACACATTCaactagaaatattattaagccaTCTGTCGGATCTTCTCAAGTTAAGACTGTTAAGCAAGTATCTTCAACGTCAAAATCTAGTCTTAATGCTTCGTCTAGTCATTCGTTAACGAAGAGTACAATCTCCAAAAGACTTGAAAATGCTATTAAATCAAGCGACGACAGTACAGTCAAGAAGAGGAAATCTAGAGAACAAGTGGGATATTCAGAGAAGAGAGGTCAGAGTACAATATATGTACCACAATCGACTACGAGTAAGCGTAATACTAAATCTAATGAGAAGATTGCGCATCGATCATCGAAGGATAAAGAGAAATTACAAGATTATCCCGCACCTGATCGAAATAAACCACGTATATCATCTAGCGAACGTAGGAAATCCAGGACGCTGAGTCCAAGCGAGATAAGGATGTTGCACAGCGCCGTAAAGAAACCAGACATTGCGGAGAAAACAGAACAAAAGAAGAACATAGTAACGAACAGTCGTACTGATACACAAGCGGACTTGGATGAGACAAATTATGATTATGAAGACGATTTTgaa GATTACGAATCGGACTTTCAAGAATGCACTGATAGCGATACTCCAATTAGTGAAAAATCAGATAGCAGTGGAAGCAGTTCCCATTTAGAACCTATTGAATTACACGCTCGGGAGAAG AGAAACACGGAACAGGTGAAGGTTGAAGAGGAACGTATGCTTGATTCGGGACATTACGATCTCGCAGAAGCGAGAAAACGGGCGGCACGAATAGAATCTATGCTTTTAACGCAAACCAACACACCGCCGTTACCCGAATTAAGAGAGCCGGTTGGCAAAACGTTTAG CAGCGACGATAGACCGGCAGAAAATAAATCTCTGCCGTCGTCTACCGATGAGGGCTTCGAAGATAGCCGCTCGGGAGACTTTACTAGATCTCCACCACTGTCACAAGTACCGTTAATTAATTTTCGTAAACCAAAAGAAAATCAACGTGAAGAG AACTTACGAAAACCTCGAAGCAGAGGCGAAGAATTGTTGGAAATGATAAAGTTGGACTTTATGGAATGGTCATTATTAGAATGCAATCCTATACCCTACGatgaatttataagaaattacgGAAAATTAAATACACAACAA GTATTTACCCAAACCGGTGATGATAATATAGACATCGAAATACAAACGGACGAGGTGTCCTATAGGAACAAGTGGACGCAATTTCCTATAACTTGCAGAAAAGAATTGCGTGATAAACAAgatataaacttatttaaaatg gAACAAATTGGCGTCGGAAGTGATTTGGATGAAATAGacgatataaatttttcgtCACGGCCGTCGTACGATATATTGCGGTTAAACGACTTTCTTAATCGCGCGGGCACGGTTGTATTGTCATTGTTAGAAGAGAGGGAACACGGTGGCACCGTTTTTCAAAATGATGTAGATGAAATATCGTTCAGCGACGGTTTTGTGGAGCTTTCTGTACATACAGTAACGTTCTTAGCTAGCAGAGCGGTTAAGATTATACATTATTCGAACGTTTTGAACAAAGTTCTACTTACTATACATGCTCCTGTGGAAGAG GAAATAGAAACCATAAGTAAACAAGATTATATTACTGACTGTTGCATCGGATGCGTTTGGAATATTTGTGAACCCTCGATGccgaagaaattattttactcaCAATGTCCTATTACTGCTTGTTGCTTTCACTTAACGAATTGCAACATGGTATTCGCCGGACTTGAGGATGG ATCGTTAAGTCTCTGGGATCTAAAGGAGGACGAGATGTGGCATCAGAGAATTACGGATAAAGCTAACGAATTAGATTGGGTGATTAGAACGCCTACTTACACGACAACGGTGGAGCTAGACGCACATACGTCGCAAGTTGTCGCAATACGCGTGCTGTCTAAGATCGAAACTACTTCCGCTAAAGAGAGGAGTAATAAGTTTGTCCCTATCCAG ATATGTAGTTTAGATGAGGATGGTTGCTTCATAATATGGAGTATTGTACATAACATGGGTATAAATATCGACGACTTGGGGCTCTCTCATTGGGGTGACATAAGACTTGTAAAGAATCAGAAAACGTTTTTAAGGAAAAAAGACACTGAAAT aatgaaTACGTTTGTTGATATGCATGTGGATAGTGcaaatactaataatatttatatcgcgACTAACAGTACTGATGTCTTGCATACTACTTATATCGGTAACAGAACTAATCCACTAACATACAAACCAGCTAATTTAA gTGAATGCGGTACATCAACTTGCATCGATGTTTGTCCTTTCGGTCAATCCTTTTTTTGG GTCGGCTGCGATGACGGAACGATTCGACTTCACTATTTAAATATGGAGAGACCAATTGTGCAACTGAAAAATGAACAATATACGGACGAGATTAAAGCTTTGCAATGGTCGAAAACAAAACCGTTAACTGTATATACTCTGGATAACAAATCCCG aattcaCGTGTGGGATTTAAGTAAAAGTGATATCATTCCTACGTATACATTATCTATGAGAAAGTGGGGAAAGATAAGTAGCATACAGCTATCACCTTGCATAACGGATCAAGATATGACGAATCAATACCTG gCTGTTGGCACGGAATCTGGTTATGTGGAAGTACATAAactgaaaaaagatttttactaTTCGAAGAAAGAGGAATTTTTGCAAGAGCTGGACATATTTTCGCGATACGTTTTGGTATCCTAA
- the LOC105193806 gene encoding isoaspartyl peptidase/L-asparaginase-like, with protein MFKSNKKSENAEICVSTMMCDYCSWIREILVRVSAETRTRKKKKKRVEPVVVVHGGAGRIPLYARKFMLNEVKNAAIMAYRDLIKGCCSLDAVERAICHMESKKYFNCAYGGSLDANGEVVMDAAIMTNDLRAGCVGAVRNIAHPITLAKMVLQQTEHVLMIVEAGAQKFALESGIPTLSPGQLIVTSDSKTSLHEEENNGKG; from the exons ATGTTTAAAAGCAACAAAAAATCGGAAAATGCTGAAATATGCGTTTCTACTATGATGTGTGATTATTGCTCCTGGATCAGGGAGATTTTGGTCAGAGTTAGTGCCGAGACGCGGActagaaagaagaagaaaaagcggGTAGAGCCGGTTGTTGTTGTTCATGGAGGTGCCGGAAGAATTCCCCTATATGCACGGAAATTTATGCTCAACGAG GTGAAGAATGCCGCAATAATGGCGTATCGTGACCTAATTAAAGGATGTTGTTCGCTGGACGCGGTCGAGCGTGCGATTTGTCACATGGAAAGCAAGAAGTATTTCAATTGTGCGTACGGAGGATCCTTGGACGCCAACGGGGAAGTCGTGATGGACGCTGCAATAATGACGAACGATCTTCGCGCGGGTTGTGTGGGTGCCGTTCGTAATATAGCACATCCTATTACATTAG CCAAAATGGTCCTACAACAAACGGAACACGTGTTGATGATAGTCGAAGCTGGGGCGCAAAAATTCGCCTTGGAATCGGGCATTCCTACTTTGTCACCCGGCCAGCTAATCGTTACATCCGACTCGAAGACATCGTTgcatgaagaagaaaataatggTAAAGGATAA
- the LOC105193808 gene encoding cytoplasmic dynein 2 intermediate chain 1 isoform X2, which translates to MSNKGATKKTGSKDEINTRVRSKPKKSSSEGKVETADSKKSDSNFPRKSQPVEHKGDSDRGSKSLQNISTRTHSTRNIIKPSVGSSQVKTVKQVSSTSKSSLNASSSHSLTKSTISKRLENAIKSSDDSTVKKRKSREQVGYSEKRGQSTIYVPQSTTSKRNTKSNEKIAHRSSKDKEKLQDYPAPDRNKPRISSSERRKSRTLSPSEIRMLHSAVKKPDIAEKTEQKKNIVTNSRTDTQADLDETNYDYEDDFEDYESDFQECTDSDTPISEKSDSSGSSSHLEPIELHAREKRNTEQVKVEEERMLDSGHYDLAEARKRAARIESMLLTQTNTPPLPELREPVGKTFSDDRPAENKSLPSSTDEGFEDSRSGDFTRSPPLSQVPLINFRKPKENQREENLRKPRSRGEELLEMIKLDFMEWSLLECNPIPYDEFIRNYGKLNTQQVFTQTGDDNIDIEIQTDEVSYRNKWTQFPITCRKELRDKQDINLFKMEQIGVGSDLDEIDDINFSSRPSYDILRLNDFLNRAGTVVLSLLEEREHGGTVFQNDVDEISFSDGFVELSVHTVTFLASRAVKIIHYSNVLNKVLLTIHAPVEEEIETISKQDYITDCCIGCVWNICEPSMPKKLFYSQCPITACCFHLTNCNMVFAGLEDGSLSLWDLKEDEMWHQRITDKANELDWVIRTPTYTTTVELDAHTSQVVAIRVLSKIETTSAKERSNKFVPIQICSLDEDGCFIIWSIVHNMGINIDDLGLSHWGDIRLVKNQKTFLRKKDTEIMNTFVDMHVDSANTNNIYIATNSTDVLHTTYIGNRTNPLTYKPANLSECGTSTCIDVCPFGQSFFWVGCDDGTIRLHYLNMERPIVQLKNEQYTDEIKALQWSKTKPLTVYTLDNKSRIHVWDLSKSDIIPTYTLSMRKWGKISSIQLSPCITDQDMTNQYLAVGTESGYVEVHKLKKDFYYSKKEEFLQELDIFSRYVLVS; encoded by the exons ATGTCCAATAAA ggAGCAACTAAAAAAACTGGCTCAAAAGATGAAATCAATACACGAGTGCGGTCAAAACCAAAAAAATCCAGCAGTGAAGGCAAAGTAGAAACAGCAGATTCAAAAAAATCAGATTCTAATTTTCCAAGGAAGTCTCAACCTGTTGAACACAAAGGAGACAGTGACAGAGGATCCAAATCATTACAGAATATTTCAACGAGAACACATTCaactagaaatattattaagccaTCTGTCGGATCTTCTCAAGTTAAGACTGTTAAGCAAGTATCTTCAACGTCAAAATCTAGTCTTAATGCTTCGTCTAGTCATTCGTTAACGAAGAGTACAATCTCCAAAAGACTTGAAAATGCTATTAAATCAAGCGACGACAGTACAGTCAAGAAGAGGAAATCTAGAGAACAAGTGGGATATTCAGAGAAGAGAGGTCAGAGTACAATATATGTACCACAATCGACTACGAGTAAGCGTAATACTAAATCTAATGAGAAGATTGCGCATCGATCATCGAAGGATAAAGAGAAATTACAAGATTATCCCGCACCTGATCGAAATAAACCACGTATATCATCTAGCGAACGTAGGAAATCCAGGACGCTGAGTCCAAGCGAGATAAGGATGTTGCACAGCGCCGTAAAGAAACCAGACATTGCGGAGAAAACAGAACAAAAGAAGAACATAGTAACGAACAGTCGTACTGATACACAAGCGGACTTGGATGAGACAAATTATGATTATGAAGACGATTTTgaa GATTACGAATCGGACTTTCAAGAATGCACTGATAGCGATACTCCAATTAGTGAAAAATCAGATAGCAGTGGAAGCAGTTCCCATTTAGAACCTATTGAATTACACGCTCGGGAGAAG AGAAACACGGAACAGGTGAAGGTTGAAGAGGAACGTATGCTTGATTCGGGACATTACGATCTCGCAGAAGCGAGAAAACGGGCGGCACGAATAGAATCTATGCTTTTAACGCAAACCAACACACCGCCGTTACCCGAATTAAGAGAGCCGGTTGGCAAAACGTTTAG CGACGATAGACCGGCAGAAAATAAATCTCTGCCGTCGTCTACCGATGAGGGCTTCGAAGATAGCCGCTCGGGAGACTTTACTAGATCTCCACCACTGTCACAAGTACCGTTAATTAATTTTCGTAAACCAAAAGAAAATCAACGTGAAGAG AACTTACGAAAACCTCGAAGCAGAGGCGAAGAATTGTTGGAAATGATAAAGTTGGACTTTATGGAATGGTCATTATTAGAATGCAATCCTATACCCTACGatgaatttataagaaattacgGAAAATTAAATACACAACAA GTATTTACCCAAACCGGTGATGATAATATAGACATCGAAATACAAACGGACGAGGTGTCCTATAGGAACAAGTGGACGCAATTTCCTATAACTTGCAGAAAAGAATTGCGTGATAAACAAgatataaacttatttaaaatg gAACAAATTGGCGTCGGAAGTGATTTGGATGAAATAGacgatataaatttttcgtCACGGCCGTCGTACGATATATTGCGGTTAAACGACTTTCTTAATCGCGCGGGCACGGTTGTATTGTCATTGTTAGAAGAGAGGGAACACGGTGGCACCGTTTTTCAAAATGATGTAGATGAAATATCGTTCAGCGACGGTTTTGTGGAGCTTTCTGTACATACAGTAACGTTCTTAGCTAGCAGAGCGGTTAAGATTATACATTATTCGAACGTTTTGAACAAAGTTCTACTTACTATACATGCTCCTGTGGAAGAG GAAATAGAAACCATAAGTAAACAAGATTATATTACTGACTGTTGCATCGGATGCGTTTGGAATATTTGTGAACCCTCGATGccgaagaaattattttactcaCAATGTCCTATTACTGCTTGTTGCTTTCACTTAACGAATTGCAACATGGTATTCGCCGGACTTGAGGATGG ATCGTTAAGTCTCTGGGATCTAAAGGAGGACGAGATGTGGCATCAGAGAATTACGGATAAAGCTAACGAATTAGATTGGGTGATTAGAACGCCTACTTACACGACAACGGTGGAGCTAGACGCACATACGTCGCAAGTTGTCGCAATACGCGTGCTGTCTAAGATCGAAACTACTTCCGCTAAAGAGAGGAGTAATAAGTTTGTCCCTATCCAG ATATGTAGTTTAGATGAGGATGGTTGCTTCATAATATGGAGTATTGTACATAACATGGGTATAAATATCGACGACTTGGGGCTCTCTCATTGGGGTGACATAAGACTTGTAAAGAATCAGAAAACGTTTTTAAGGAAAAAAGACACTGAAAT aatgaaTACGTTTGTTGATATGCATGTGGATAGTGcaaatactaataatatttatatcgcgACTAACAGTACTGATGTCTTGCATACTACTTATATCGGTAACAGAACTAATCCACTAACATACAAACCAGCTAATTTAA gTGAATGCGGTACATCAACTTGCATCGATGTTTGTCCTTTCGGTCAATCCTTTTTTTGG GTCGGCTGCGATGACGGAACGATTCGACTTCACTATTTAAATATGGAGAGACCAATTGTGCAACTGAAAAATGAACAATATACGGACGAGATTAAAGCTTTGCAATGGTCGAAAACAAAACCGTTAACTGTATATACTCTGGATAACAAATCCCG aattcaCGTGTGGGATTTAAGTAAAAGTGATATCATTCCTACGTATACATTATCTATGAGAAAGTGGGGAAAGATAAGTAGCATACAGCTATCACCTTGCATAACGGATCAAGATATGACGAATCAATACCTG gCTGTTGGCACGGAATCTGGTTATGTGGAAGTACATAAactgaaaaaagatttttactaTTCGAAGAAAGAGGAATTTTTGCAAGAGCTGGACATATTTTCGCGATACGTTTTGGTATCCTAA